The Mycolicibacterium insubricum DNA segment AATTGCCCGCCCAGTACTTCTCGGTGGCCCTCTTCAATTCACGGTTCGGGCCAATGCGGGGGGTCCCCAGCACAGTGGCGGTAAACGGTGCGGTGCTCATATGACGTCCTTCGGTACAGGGTTACTCGCCGCCGTATCAGGACGTCGTCGCAGCAGGGGACCGGTCACCGAAGAACGCCGGGACCACCGTCTGCGACCATCCGCCCAGTCCGCGAGGCGACGCGCGCCGGGCGTGGCACGCCCGGCACAACTGGCAGGTCTTCGGACTCGCGGGCGCACACCAACGATCCGGTGTTCCTACTGACCGTCGCTTCCCGGATGCAGGGCCCTGCGTACCAGTGCTTATTGACGGTGGTCGTTCCCACTTACCGCTGCGGGACAGTCCCGGATTCTCACCGGGTTCCCTCTCGTGACGGGACTGGTGACCAGCGCCCGCCACTCGATGCCGAAGCGCCCGAGGACACGACGGCAGACCAGCTGCACTGCTCAGGATAGCCGTGCCGGGTTGACCGGCCTATTCGGTGCCGCCCGGGAACGCCACGGTGACCGGGGACCGGTTGGACTCGGCCCGCCAGCGGGCGGCCAGCACCGCGGCGTCGGTCAGCGAGGTCACCGCCAGTTTGCGGGCCTCCTCGGAATTCGTCTGCTCCAGGACAGCACGCCAGGCGGTCGCGGAGTCCTCCTCCATCCGCACGGCCAGGGTCGCCGCATCGGTGGGGTTCTCGACGGTGATCGGCAGCTGATAGCCGACGGCGGGCAGCGGCGCGGTGGTCTTGAGCTCGCCGGCCAGCGCGATCGCGTGTTCGCGGCGCTCCCGGTGGCTGCTCAGCGCCTCCGAGACCAGCGGGTTGAGTTCGGGGGAGGAATGCGCCGAGACCATGCCGTAGCCGTAGATCACCCCGTGCTCGGTGGCGATCGCGTCGTAGAGCGCGGCCGGTCCGGGGTCGGTGGGCCGATCCGGTGCCGATGAGGTCGTCGGGGGTTCGGTGGTGGTGCTGCTGGGGGTCGACGCGGTGGTACTCGGCGTGGTCGACGACGGCCTCGGTGTCGCGCTGGGGGCGGGTGTGGTGGTAGCCGGTGTGCTCGGGCGGGGTTCGACGGACGTCACGGCTTGGGCTCCTCCGGAAGACCGACCAGATACAGCGCCGTGCAGGAAGCCGCGATCGAACCCAGCAGCCCGGCGCGGTACCCCGACTCGGTGACCGCGCGCCCCGAGGCGGACTCGGCCGAGCGGGTCAGCGCGGCCACCACGTCGCGGCGGGCCGGGGCCGGGGCTGCGGCGGTGCCGCCGGCGGCCGTCGTCGAACTCGTGGGGGAGCTGCCGATGGCCCGGGTGATCTCGGCGGCCAGCGCATCGGCGTGCTTGCCGCGTTCGGTGGCGACCTCGGTGTAGGCCGCGACGGTGGCCGGGCTCAGGCCCGGGGCGGCCGCGGCGGCGGTGGCCAGCGCCGCATCGGAGCGAGCCGCCTCCAACTGCGGCAGCAGCGTATCGGGCTCATTGTGCTCGTCGTGGCCGCACGCGGAGACCAGCACGCCGATCGCCGCGGCGCCCACGGCGGCACGCAACACCGAGCGTCGGCTCAACGGGGTGTCGGCGGGCACGGCCCACATCCTGCCACTGTCGCGTCCGCGCGGGCGCAGGCGTGCCGTGGTGTCGCGCGGCGTGGCCGGAGAACAGACGTTTCTGAGTATCCGGCCGGCAACCCTGGCGTATCCTGGGTGGCCGATGTCGTGCCGGATGCCCGGTACCGACCGACCGTGGACAACTCAAGATGAGGAGCTCGCCGTGACGCAGCAGTTCGCCGGGCTGCCCTCGCCACCGCAGGTGATCGAGTTGCTCGCCGCCGACTTCGCCGAGGCCGGTTATGACGTCGAGGATGTCCTCGTCGTCACCGGAACCTCGCCCCGGATCACCGTGATCGCCGACGGTGACACCCCGCTGGACCTCGACGTCATCGCCGACCTGTCCCGACGCGCCTCGGCGCTGCTCGACGAGGCGCTGCCGGAGGACACCCCGGCCTATCTGCTGGAGGTCAGCTCCGCGGGCCTGGACCGGCCGCTGACCGCCGAGAAGCACTTCCGACGCGCCCGCGGGCGCAAGGCCGAACTGGCGCTGGCCGACGGCGCGACGGTGACCGGCCGGCTCGGCCGGGTCGACGACGGGGCGCTCGATCTCGTCGTGCGCGCCGGGCGGGACGTGGCCGTGCGCCGGATTCCCCTGGCCGATATCGAGAAAGCTGTTGTGCAGGTGGAGTTTTCGACACCGAACCCGCGCGAGTTGGAACTGGCCGGAGTCCCCGGCCCGCAGACCGGAACGGAGGCTGCCGAATGAACATCGACATGGCCGCACTGCACGCCATCGAGAGCGAGCGGGGAATTCCCGAAGGGGAACTGCTCGAGACCATCAAGACCGCCCTGCTGACGGCCTACCGGCACACCGAAGGACACCAGGCCGAGGCTCGCATCGACATCGACCGCAAGACCGGTGAGGTGCGGGTGATGGCCGCCGAGCACGACGACGACGGCCGGCTGATCAGCGAGTGGGACGACACCCCGGACGGATTCGGACGCGTCGCCGCGACCACCGCCCGCCAGGTCATGCTGCAGCGCCTGCGGGACGCCGAGAACGAGAAGATGTACGGCGAGTTCTCCGCCCGGGAGGGCGACATCGTGGCCGGCGTCGTGCAGCGCGACGCCCGGGCCAACGCCCGCGGCGATGTGGTGCTGCGGATGGGCAGCGACACCAAATTCTCCGAGGGCGTCATCCCGTCGTCCGAACAGGTGCCCG contains these protein-coding regions:
- a CDS encoding ferritin-like domain-containing protein, with protein sequence MTSVEPRPSTPATTTPAPSATPRPSSTTPSTTASTPSSTTTEPPTTSSAPDRPTDPGPAALYDAIATEHGVIYGYGMVSAHSSPELNPLVSEALSSHRERREHAIALAGELKTTAPLPAVGYQLPITVENPTDAATLAVRMEEDSATAWRAVLEQTNSEEARKLAVTSLTDAAVLAARWRAESNRSPVTVAFPGGTE
- the rimP gene encoding ribosome maturation factor RimP, translating into MTQQFAGLPSPPQVIELLAADFAEAGYDVEDVLVVTGTSPRITVIADGDTPLDLDVIADLSRRASALLDEALPEDTPAYLLEVSSAGLDRPLTAEKHFRRARGRKAELALADGATVTGRLGRVDDGALDLVVRAGRDVAVRRIPLADIEKAVVQVEFSTPNPRELELAGVPGPQTGTEAAE